ATGTGATTCTGGTCATCTGTCACTTTAATTTCCATTTCCTTCTAAAGAGATGCGACCTGACTTGCCAGGCTTTCCTAACGTTCCCCTTTGTTTCAAATTTCCAACAACTAATGTGCTCAAAGTTAGAATGGTTTttgttttctctcctttttttgGCCTCTGTTTAGTTTCCCAGAGAGATTAGTTGCCATTTACAAAGGACTTTCATCCTCTCAGCTGACGTTGATCTGTGTAACCCcctttctcttgctcttcaccccTATAGCATCCTGGGTGGATAGGGTAATTGGTGATGGAGGCTCCAGGTGCTATTTAGCTGCTTTAGGAGAGCAAATTCTTCATGTAagaaaacagttgtagatgattcttttaaacttgtgtcataaatacaCATTATTTGTTATCTTATTGAGGGCAATATTGCTTTATGTGTTATGAGCAtgagttgtatgtactgtgttgagCACCTGGGTCCggtggaatgttgtttcatttggcagtgtaCACGTGTGCGGTTGAACGACAATAAACAACTTGAACTAGAGTGTTGTCTCTGTTCGACGGCCATTTGATGAATTCTGTTATGGTACCTGTCCTGTCATAGGCAATTGTATGTAAGATTATTACAGTTTTATGTAAAGATGTTGGTCATGATTTTCCAAGTTAACAGTAGATGGGTTCCTTTATAGTCTGAATTCTATTGTGATTATTTCTTGAAATCAGAACTTGAACAATGAAAATGGGGGCCAGATGATATAGAGCAGTAGAGATGCCAAAATACATTTTTGATACATTGGTGGTCATCTTCTTGAACTTCAAATAAAAATGTTTCTGAAATAGCTGCAGCAGAGAAGGAACATTAAAGAGATGTTTATCTCTAACTTCCAAGATTTAAACTTCCCTGGAACACTGATAAAGCAGACTACATATGAATAAGTCGTGCAAATTTCCTTGGTCCGTGGCATTTGAATGTTACTTTCTCATGATCATTTACAAACTGCCCAGAGAGATCTGGTCATACAGGGGCCCTTATGTAGTAAGAGTGCCATTGCAGACGCCTCTCAAATTTGTATACTTTTGCCTGATCTTCTATGCAGAAGGAAGAGGGTCTTTAGTGGAAATTGGGAGTGATGGCAATGGTAACTTTGACTCTACAAACAGCTTTGCAGGCAGAGCTTCAGCTGACATGCTATAAGGTCAGGTGTGTGGCTGAAGTTCTATCTGCTGAACTTCACAAATTTGTCTTTAGTttctcagtttaaaaaaaagagtgcTGCAGAATGGACCATAACATTGAGAGCTGTTGGGGATAGTATTGTATAGACTTAGCCCTTCCCCCATATTCCCGGGTGTCTGGAGGTATTTTCcttttggtgggagctgcagGTTGGGGCTTGGCTCATTGAATGCTCTTGAGGATAGGCTGGTAAGGGCGTCACACCTTTCTCATCTTCCTCGTAGTCTTGAGGCATTAAGTCGTACTTCAGGTGCCTGTTGTGGCTTTCATAAGACAGgtgtagaattagaccattcagctcatcgggTCTgtgccaccattccatcatggctgatttatcatccctctcaacccatcttccctgccgtctccctgtaaccttcgatgccctcaTTAATCATGAATcaatcagcctccactttaaatatacccaatgacttagcctccacggctgtctgtggcaatgacttccacagattcaccatccaatgggtaaagaaattcctccacatctctgttataaagggacatccttgtattctgaggcttaaGCAGTACATCCATTGGGACCAACACAAGCCCGAGTTGCTCTGACAGAATTGTTAACCACAGATTGCATAACCATAATTTTGTTGAATAGTTCTAAGTAGCTGTTAGTCAGTGTTATGAAACTTGATTCTTTGAGCAACCAATGATACCAAAGCAGAACAGTATGCTTCAGAGTGCATTTAAAaatgttctaaaggaacattgtGTGATAACTGATATCCTGTAAGATGCTCTCTGTCTACCCCACACCATAAATAAGGTGCTAAATAGAATTTTGTGAACTGTGCAATTTTCCTCCTAAACCATTAACTTTGAATCACAGCAGTGACACAACTTGACCCACCAGTTTCCTGAGAAGTGCTTTTAGTGATGAACAAGTGGATTGAGTGAGCTCCTTTAGTTCAAAATTAATTGACGTTGatccacatttaaaaaaatacataacATTGAATTCTATAGTGTTGTATATTGCTGAATTCAAAATCTTTAATTAGGGAATATCATCCATGAAAGATTTCCTATCATGTGTTcattatttttcaaaataaaCACTATTCTATAAATCTTTTACATTGTTTCTTTAAGTAAAATACTGATTTAAAATTCATTCTTTTCACTCTTCTACATGAAAGAATAAACTGGTACAGACAGGTCAGTGTAAAAAAGGATGGAAGATGAcaaacagactcagtgggccaaagggcctatttctgtactcTTTCTCACTATGTCTCTATGATATGCATTGGGTTGTACATGAGTTCAGGTCCTTTCTTGATTAGACTGCAGCTGGAAATATGGGGTTCAATGTGGTTTTCTCCATATCTTTTTCCTTCCTAAAATTAATTTCTCTTGACAGTAGGTGCCAGTTTCTGGAGTTGCCCTGGGAGGATGTTTTGGTTCCCCACgtcctctgccacctgcccctgTGCCAACTAGTCTGCCTGCAGCGTGTCAGCAAACAGTTTCACACTCTAATTCAGGTCTACCTGGCAAACTGTCACAGTCTGGACACCTCCCAGGTAATGTGTCAGAGCAACAAGGATAATATGCCTCCCTTTACTACCTAGAAGCCCTTCAAAGGTTGAGAGACTGAGCATTGCCTGATAAGACAAATTGAGACAACTTTTGAAAGGAAATTGGATAAATACTTGGAAAGGAAATATTTGAACAAtggaggtggggtgggatggAAGGGAAGGCTGAATGGAATTTCTCAAACAACCAGTACAGGCATCCCGTAATGTTTATGATCAGGGCTCTTTTATGAGAATGACTGCATATTATTAAAGAAATAGGCTTTTATCATCAACCATTTGCTGTTTTTAACAATTAACTTTTGATGGTAACGTTTAatgttgaagttttgtttctgttaATGCTATTTTTATACATTATTAGTTGCAAGTCGTGTCTTTGTATGAGTTTACTTTGAAGTGAGGctatatttaaaataattactTTACCTCCTCTCCAACTGCAGCAATGGGATGTCTCATCCACTATTCTTTATAGTTGATGGAAACTATATTCTACTGTCTGTCCCTGGCCTAGCTTGGGGGTTGTCTGGATAGTCATGTCCTACAACCCTGCTCTAGAATAAAGTACTGATGTTTCCCTAGAGGCTGTATATAGTAGTGTTGAGTGCAGCAGCTGGAGGAATGAGAATTAAATGAAACACCAGAATCCGGGTGGAATATACAAGCTGAAACACAGTGAAGAATTGCAGCGTTGTAAAGCCACGCCAGAATCTAAGGATTGCACAGTTATCAAAAAAGATGGTAATTGCTGGGTGTATATAAAAAGGCTGCCAATTAATGCCTTTCTATAGTGTCAGCTATGCTGTTCAATACTGTAACTTATTGAGCTCAATAACTCGGGGAGAGGCAGGTGGAGTTTTTGGCCATTTAAAGGGAAGCAGGAGGAAGAAATAGAATAGTGCTCTgaatgaagaccataagacataggagcagaattcggccattcagtctattaagtctgctcaaccattttatcatggctgttttattaccTCTCGCAATTCCTTTCTCCTCTttttttcaccataacctttgacgtccttactaatcaagaacctatcaatgtccgctttaagtatacccagtgacttggcctttacggctgtgtgtggcaatgaattccacagattcatcaccctctggctaaagaaattcctcctcatctctgttccaaaggaacacccttctattctgagtctgtgaccTGTGGTCTCAGACACCCCATATTggaaacttcctttccacatccagtctatctataATATCGGTATTTTGGGTTGCTAAATCATGTTGGGCAATGAGTGAGTGAGGACTAGCTCGAAATGAGTATGGGGGTTGGGAAACAGTGATTGGTGGAGTGCGGGCCAACTTGGAATGAATATTTGGAAAGAGAAAAGACATTGGAAAAAGAAAATCTTTACTCACAACGTTTTTTTCTCTTGATTGAGTTCAGTGCGGGGCTGCCATTCCTCAACATGCATTCTGCCGAATACTGAAAGATAACACAGTGCTGCACCACTTGATTGTTCACAGCTGCTCTGATTGGCTAACAGACCTCGAGCTCTTGCCAGTGATTGGTCAGAATCATCATTTGGAGAAGGTTGATGTGACGGGATGCCGTGGCTTGAGCAGGCGGACACTAGTGGCCTTGTCGCTAAGTTGCCCCAACTTGCAGTATCTTTCTCTCAGGCAGTGCGACTGGGTGGATCCCCTCTCCCTGCGAAGTCTGGCTGATCGTTGTAGCCGACTTGTGTCGATTGATCTTACTGCTTGTAAGCAACTGAATGATGAAGCAGTCTGCTACCTGGTGCGTAAGTGTCCAAAGATCAAGTCACTGTCCCTGGCAGTCAACGCAAACCTTAGTGATAGTTCTGTGCAAGAAGTGGCCAAACTATGCACTGAGCTCGAACACCTGGATTTGACTGGCTGTCTCCGCCTCAGGAATGAATGTATAAGGTGAGGACTAAAGTATGCTGCTCCTGTGTATTTTTGTTTATGTTTCTATCTAAACTATTGAAAGTTTGTAGGATATTTGGTAGGGTAGTCAGTACAGGGCTGGAAATGTGAGATTTGAATTTATGACTGGCAGAGCTACCAGTCCCAGCATTGAATCTGAAATCCCACCATAGCAATTTAAATCAGTTAAAATTATCTGTAACTAGTATCAGTATAAAGTATCTGTGGAACAGTTATCAAATTATCTTAAAAAAACCCAACTAGTTTAttaatcttgatgaagggtcttggccagaaacattgattatttatttccctccatagatgctgcctgacctgctgagtgcttccagcattttgttgtgtattgctttgaacttGCAGCATTTTCAGAATCTGTGTTTATGGCTAACATTCTTCAGGGAAGGACACATCATAATACTGCTACCTTCTGCACAATCCAGTGAATCAAAGAAAATAAACACCTGCACATTCTCATGGTCTCATTGATTAGAAATTGTGCAGGCCTTTCTAGGTCACTTGACCCCTTGAATTAAAATGCATCTGTACAAGTCATGGCAGAAATGAACAAATATATAAATAGAAATGAAGATCTCTAATTTGGACTGTAATGCTTGGAACTACAGATCTGAAAACAACCCACTATGTATCTAATTCATGAATATGAATGACATAAGCATTCTGTCCTTCCCATGTCCAATTATGGGGCTTCAACATGTAAGTGTGAAAACAAATCTGTTGCTCCACATCAGATAGCCATATGAAAGAGAAAAATCAAGAAGTTGATGAGAATCAGGAAAATGATGGTTGCATCATTTTGATATTTTTGCATGAGCTTCTCAGCAGTGTTCTGGCTCAGCCACATTTAACTGCTTTGTTAATAATTTTCTGTCTTTCATAATGTCAGAAGTAGGAATATTTACTGATTGTTGAATAAGTGTATACAGCTTTGCCGATTATAAAGAGGTCTGTACATTTATCAAACCTAGAAACAATATTTGGACTGATGTGATAGCTTTTCATGCCATGTGTCCAGCAATGACTCTGAACAGGGAGCCCGACTGGTTAGTCTTGAGAGTCAGTACGTTATTATTGTCAGATATTTCCACTGTCAACATCTTGGAATCAGTGTTAAATAGGAATTCAACTTGACCAACCATGTCAAtatgggatatatatatatatatatctgaacTGTACTGATGTTGTACCTTTAATATGTAAACTGTTTTGGTTTGAAAAAGCAGCTCATCCCCACCAATAGGAATGGGCCTTGTCATCAGTATTCAGATTCTGTGGCAAAAAAAGTCCTAAGGCTCACAGAAGGAAACTTTTAAACTCGTACTGATGGTACCTGATAGAATGGTGCTGTGTGGCACCAATTTGCAAGTGATCTAGGGTAGACAGATCTGAAAAGTAATTTAAGATTAATCAGTAACCCTGTTGGAATTTGGTCTTGGGTTATACAGAATTGCTTCCTGTCCCTGGGATTCCAGCCTCTCCAGAAGTAATCTATTGCATAATTGCTTAATGTCAAAGTATAAAAATATGAATTCTTCAGGCTCTTGTTTTTGCTGACCGTATAAGTTAAGGCAAAAATTCACATAGTATTTATACAGTTTTTTAACATACAAACTGGTTTGGTTTACATCAAGGATGGCCAACCTATGTCGCATGCGGCCAAAGTGGCGCGTTGGGTGATTAGTTAAGTGGTGCATcacaccccagtgataataattaaaaagtaagcctactcaagcaaaaagtattaaccaaaaaccgatttgtagaaaaaaaattataacaggaattcaagtagcttagagctagaaatgggttttactgagaagtAAAGCTAAAACTTAGCAATCatttttagcgattttattatttcgtgcacatcttttggcgaatgttatcttctttcacattaatctgttttcaattttaaaaaatgttcaatgaaTCAAACTTGGAAAGAAGGACTTCTCTTCTGCAttcgttccataactgttcaatacacgtttgatacttgtttgatcctgaggcacCAGGCGTCTGCATTAGCGGTGcgtcgcaggtttttgccagtcagtttacaattggcACTCATGCGCTACGGAGTTATGCTTTGTTcatcctttgtgaacatttgcagatttgtactttttcaaaaattaagccttgtttttacattcagttacccatcacagtgcaaaagaaaagcagaaagtgataggaagcatgaattcaatgaacagtgggaaaatgagttcttatttatagtgGGTCCATCAGGAAAActgttgtgcattgtttgtgaaaacactttctcacataatacaagaaatgatcttaatagacactataaaacacagcatcagactgaaatagaaggaaaactgaagctagtgcttgggtctgagttacagaaagaatatgtgattaagaaaaagaagACATATATTTGTTAAACGTCTcaaggtaagtaatgtttatcttgtttttatattaaatcaatatatcatgtaaaaatacCTAGattaacatttttacaagaattgaatgggggtacaagagttgtatggcgcatctgaactcttgcgtgaaaaaattgacgcatggaatgtaaaaggttggccaccctgGTTTACATTTTAATGTAAGCAATATAAAAGATGTCTCTGCAGAACAATGCTTACATTTCAAAAGTACTGTACATGACTTGGAAGAAggtggacaacaggaattctgcagatgctggaaattcaagcaacacacatcaaagttgctggtgaatgcagcaggccaagcagcatctgtaggaagaggtgcagtcgacatttcaggccttaTATtataacaacaccttatattccgtctgggtagcctccaacctgatggcatgaacatcaacttctctaacttccgctaaggccccacctccccctcgtaccccatctgttactcatttttatgcacacattctttctctcactctcctttttctccctctgtccctctgaatatacctcttgcccatcctctgggttccccccgccttgtctttcttctcggacctcctatcccatgatcctctcgtatccccttttgccaatcacctgtccagctcttggctctatccctccccctcctgtcttctcctatcattttggatctccccctccccctccaactttcaaatcccttactcactcttccttcagttagtcctgacgaagggtctcggcctgaaacgtcaactgcacctcttcctacagatgctgcctggcctgctgcgttcaccagcaactttgatgttggaAGAAGGTGGCTTGCATTCTCTTGTGTATACTGCCATCTTTCATCAGTGCCCTATAAATGCAAGTCACTTTCTTTTTAAAGCTTA
The DNA window shown above is from Mobula hypostoma chromosome 18, sMobHyp1.1, whole genome shotgun sequence and carries:
- the fbxl15 gene encoding F-box/LRR-repeat protein 15 isoform X3, with translation METGESSRCQFLELPWEDVLVPHVLCHLPLCQLVCLQRVSKQFHTLIQVYLANCHSLDTSQCGAAIPQHAFCRILKDNTVLHHLIVHSCSDWLTDLELLPVIGQNHHLEKVDVTGCRGLSRRTLVALSLSCPNLQYLSLRQCDWVDPLSLRSLADRCSRLVSIDLTACKQLNDEAVCYLVRKCPKIKSLSLAVNANLSDSSVQEVAKLCTELEHLDLTGCLRLRNECIRTVAEYCTKLNSLKVKHCHNITEGSLEVLRKKGVDIDVQPPFQRALVLLQDVVGFAPYLNLQI
- the fbxl15 gene encoding F-box/LRR-repeat protein 15 isoform X2, whose protein sequence is MGWKEEGRCQFLELPWEDVLVPHVLCHLPLCQLVCLQRVSKQFHTLIQVYLANCHSLDTSQCGAAIPQHAFCRILKDNTVLHHLIVHSCSDWLTDLELLPVIGQNHHLEKVDVTGCRGLSRRTLVALSLSCPNLQYLSLRQCDWVDPLSLRSLADRCSRLVSIDLTACKQLNDEAVCYLVRKCPKIKSLSLAVNANLSDSSVQEVAKLCTELEHLDLTGCLRLRNECIRTVAEYCTKLNSLKVKHCHNITEGSLEVLRKKGVDIDVQPPFQRALVLLQDVVGFAPYLNLQI
- the fbxl15 gene encoding F-box/LRR-repeat protein 15 isoform X1, whose protein sequence is METGESSSRCQFLELPWEDVLVPHVLCHLPLCQLVCLQRVSKQFHTLIQVYLANCHSLDTSQCGAAIPQHAFCRILKDNTVLHHLIVHSCSDWLTDLELLPVIGQNHHLEKVDVTGCRGLSRRTLVALSLSCPNLQYLSLRQCDWVDPLSLRSLADRCSRLVSIDLTACKQLNDEAVCYLVRKCPKIKSLSLAVNANLSDSSVQEVAKLCTELEHLDLTGCLRLRNECIRTVAEYCTKLNSLKVKHCHNITEGSLEVLRKKGVDIDVQPPFQRALVLLQDVVGFAPYLNLQI